A single Lactuca sativa cultivar Salinas chromosome 8, Lsat_Salinas_v11, whole genome shotgun sequence DNA region contains:
- the LOC111921177 gene encoding putative fasciclin-like arabinogalactan protein 20, whose amino-acid sequence MAVKQTAILAAASLLIIFHLTSALPTETITNAADTLSNSGYVAMSLTLNLVSDVLLSYRNSATIFTPPDSAFADYGQPSLATLQFHFSPLAFSLSSIRSLPYGTKIPTMSSATFLTVTTSQYSDQVSLNNVKIVGSPIFDDGSLIVFAIDNFFDPNFTIPDPPVQSVRLDHCTASFGGYSNFSFHDGANLLISRGYSVMASFLNLQLLGFLGQATLTIFAPIDEVMVDYSGRFPDYPSLFLRHVLPCKISWRDLISVEDGTSLDTYLDGFKITIHRSGGTFKVNEASITFPDMYYGDSFVVHGIREVLALPKPAEESGDGDGFDDIPIGTVLVATVPDRSEF is encoded by the coding sequence ATGGCGGTGAAACAGACGGCAATTCTCGCAGCAGCTTCCCTACTAATCATATTCCATCTCACCTCCGCGCTCCCAACGGAAACTATCACTAACGCTGCGGACACTCTCTCTAATTCCGGCTATGTCGCAATGTCCTTAACGCTAAATCTCGTCTCCGACGTTTTGCTTTCTTACCGTAACTCCGCCACCATCTTCACTCCACCGGACTCTGCCTTCGCTGACTACGGCCAACCATCTCTCGCCACCCTCCAATTCCACTTCTCCCCGTTAGCAttctcactctcaagcatccgtTCCCTCCCATACGGCACCAAAATCCCCACCATGTCCTCCGCCACCTTTCTAACAGTCACTACATCTCAATACTCCGATCAGGTTTCACTAAACAACGTCAAAATCGTTGGATCTCCGATTTTTGACGATGGATCGTTAATCGTCTTCGCTATCGACAACTTTTTCGATCCAAACTTCACTATTCCAGATCCTCCGGTGCAAAGCGTTAGGCTAGATCATTGTACGGCGTCGTTCGGAGGTTACAGTAATTTCTCCTTCCACGATGGTGCTAACCTGTTGATATCTAGAGGATACTCTGTAATGGCGTCGTTTCTCAATCTACAACTCCTAGGGTTTCTAGGTCAAGCTACACTGACTATTTTTGCTCCTATTGATGAAGTGATGGTTGATTATTCCGGTCGGTTTCCTGATTATCCATCTCTGTTTCTCCGACATGTTTTGCCTTGTAAGATTTCGTGGAGAGATCTCATTAGCGTCGAGGATGGAACAAGTTTGGATACCTATTTGGACGGATTCAAAAtcacaattcatagatctggaggCACGTTTAAGGTGAACGAAGCTTCAATTACTTTCCCGGACATGTACTACGGTGATTCGTTTGTGGTTCATGGAATTCGCGAGGTTCTTGCTCTACCAAAGCCAGCAGAGGAATCAGGTGATGGCGACGGATTTGATGATATTCCTATTGGTACTGTACTGGTTGCTACTGTTCCAGATCGATCTGAGTTTTAA
- the LOC111921178 gene encoding heavy metal-associated isoprenylated plant protein 20, whose amino-acid sequence MGYLDHISDLCAVTITRKGKRKPFETVDIKVKMDCDGCERRVKNAVSSLSGVKSVDVNRKQSRVTVTGYVEPQKVLKKVQNTGKKAEMWPYVPYNLVYYPYAPQAYDKKAPSGYVRDVSQAFLSPNNPTERLTTLFSDENPNACSIM is encoded by the exons ATGGGTTATTTGGATCATATCTCGGACCTCTGTGCTGTGACCATTACAAGAAAAGGCAAACGCAAACCTTTTGAG ACAGTTGATATCAAGGTGAAGATGGACTGTGATGGCTGCGAAAGGAGAGTAAAGAATGCTGTTTCTTCGTTATcag GCGTAAAATCGGTGGATGTAAACCGAAAACAAAGCAGGGTAACAGTGACAGGTTATGTGGAACCACAAAAAGTCTTGAAGAAAGTCCAGAACACCGGAAAGAAAGCTGAAATGTGGCCATATGTACCCTATAATCTTGTCTATTACCCTTATGCTCCTCAAGCTTATGACAAAAAAGCACCTTCAGGCTATGTTAGGGACGTTTCTCAAGCATTTCTTAGTCCTAATAATCCCACCGAGAGGCTCACTACTCTTTTCAGTGACGAAAATCCAAATGCATGTTCGATTATGTGA